From a single Sphingobium lignivorans genomic region:
- a CDS encoding HAD-IC family P-type ATPase gives MPEAGLFSALGTTPTGLSSEDAQRRLAIHGPNALPAARPQSPIIRFLRQFHSALIYFLLAGGVAATLLGHLVDAAVILAVVLVNATVGFIQEGKAEQALNSIRDLIAPHALALRDGVRTQVGVRDLVPGDIVLLEAGDRVPADMRLVRARGLLVDEAALTGESVAAEKHEGTVVSDAPLGDRTNMTFSGTLVAAGQGTGVVVETGIGTEIGRISKLLQSVEELTTPLLRQIEHFARHFTAVVLVAAVLLFAFAVLVRGFAWDEALIFIVALAVGVIPEGLPAVITITLAIGVRRMAARNAVIRKLPAVETLGATSVICSDKTGTLTRNEMTAWQLILPAHRLLVGGAGYAPEGEIIAQGADDDAAALDAAMTMLRCGLLCNDAHLRESAGHWMVDGDPMEGALVALAMKAGLEPTEVRAEWPRIDEIPFDAAHRFMASLHRSPTGEMVVFVKGAPEALFAMAKPPIDLEYWNARIDEAAGEGERLLAFGALRKPAGLQRLSFEDVAEIELLGLIGFIDPPRPEAVDAIAQCRSAGIDVKMITGDHAATALAIGRQLGIADDPRAVTGAQIEDLSDGELADLVRDVSVFARTSPEHKLRIVRALQSDGAIVAMTGDGVNDAPSLKQADVGTAMGRKGTEAAKEAAQMVLLDDNFASIVNAVHEGRTVYDNIRKVTAWTIPTNGGEALIVILAIFAGFALPMTATQILWVNLILGATLGLALAFEPSEPGVMRRPPRKSNAPLLSPFLLWRVVLVSLLFAGMALGVFFLTLGQGRDIEVARTMVVNMVIVGEIFYLFNVRYLHVGSITWRGMLGTPVVLAAIAAVVAGQLAFTYLPVMNEIFGSRPLTLADGALIIGIGVALFFVLEMEKRLMRRLGWFEELTE, from the coding sequence ATGCCGGAAGCAGGCCTGTTTTCGGCGCTTGGCACGACGCCCACGGGCCTTTCGTCCGAGGATGCGCAGCGGCGCCTTGCTATTCATGGCCCCAATGCGCTGCCCGCCGCCCGACCCCAAAGCCCGATCATCCGCTTTCTGCGGCAGTTCCATAGCGCTCTCATCTATTTCCTGCTCGCGGGCGGTGTTGCCGCGACGCTGCTCGGGCATCTGGTTGATGCCGCGGTCATTCTTGCCGTCGTGCTGGTCAATGCGACGGTCGGCTTCATTCAGGAAGGCAAGGCCGAGCAGGCGCTCAATTCCATCCGGGACCTGATCGCGCCGCACGCACTCGCGCTGCGTGACGGGGTGCGCACGCAGGTGGGCGTGCGTGATCTGGTGCCCGGCGACATCGTGCTGCTGGAGGCGGGCGACCGCGTGCCCGCTGACATGCGGTTGGTCCGCGCACGCGGGTTGTTGGTCGACGAGGCCGCGCTGACCGGCGAATCCGTCGCGGCGGAGAAGCATGAAGGCACCGTGGTGTCGGACGCGCCGCTCGGCGATCGCACCAATATGACATTCTCCGGCACGCTGGTCGCGGCCGGGCAAGGCACGGGCGTCGTCGTCGAGACCGGTATCGGGACCGAAATTGGCCGGATCAGCAAGCTGCTTCAGTCGGTGGAGGAACTGACCACGCCCCTGCTTCGGCAGATCGAGCATTTTGCCCGGCACTTCACGGCGGTCGTGCTGGTGGCGGCGGTGCTGCTTTTCGCCTTCGCGGTGCTGGTCCGCGGCTTTGCCTGGGACGAAGCGCTCATCTTCATCGTCGCGCTTGCCGTGGGGGTGATCCCGGAGGGCCTGCCGGCGGTCATCACGATCACGCTGGCTATCGGCGTTCGCCGCATGGCTGCGCGCAATGCTGTTATCCGCAAGCTTCCAGCAGTCGAGACGCTCGGCGCCACTTCGGTGATCTGCTCCGACAAGACCGGCACACTGACCCGCAACGAGATGACCGCGTGGCAGCTCATTCTGCCCGCGCACAGGTTGCTCGTTGGCGGGGCCGGCTATGCGCCGGAGGGCGAGATCATCGCGCAGGGGGCCGATGACGACGCCGCAGCGCTGGATGCCGCGATGACGATGCTGCGCTGTGGGTTGCTGTGCAACGATGCGCATCTGCGCGAATCCGCCGGGCACTGGATGGTCGATGGCGATCCCATGGAAGGCGCGCTCGTCGCCCTCGCCATGAAGGCGGGGCTGGAGCCTACGGAAGTGCGGGCCGAATGGCCGCGTATCGACGAGATTCCATTCGACGCCGCGCACCGCTTCATGGCGTCGCTGCATCGCTCGCCCACGGGGGAGATGGTCGTTTTCGTCAAGGGTGCGCCCGAGGCGCTGTTCGCCATGGCGAAGCCACCCATCGATCTCGAATATTGGAACGCGCGGATCGATGAAGCGGCGGGCGAGGGGGAGCGCCTCCTCGCCTTTGGTGCCCTGCGCAAGCCCGCCGGGCTTCAGCGCCTCTCGTTCGAGGATGTCGCGGAAATCGAGCTGCTCGGCCTGATCGGCTTCATCGATCCGCCCCGGCCGGAAGCGGTCGATGCCATCGCGCAGTGCCGATCGGCGGGGATCGACGTGAAGATGATCACCGGCGATCATGCGGCGACTGCGCTCGCCATCGGTCGACAGCTCGGCATTGCCGACGATCCGCGCGCCGTGACCGGGGCGCAGATCGAGGACTTGTCCGATGGCGAGCTTGCCGATCTTGTCCGGGATGTCTCGGTGTTCGCTCGCACCAGCCCGGAGCACAAGCTGCGGATCGTGCGGGCCCTGCAATCGGACGGGGCGATCGTCGCCATGACGGGCGATGGCGTGAACGATGCGCCGTCGCTCAAGCAAGCCGATGTCGGCACCGCTATGGGCCGAAAGGGCACCGAGGCAGCGAAGGAAGCGGCGCAGATGGTGCTGCTGGACGACAATTTCGCCTCTATCGTCAACGCCGTGCACGAAGGGCGCACGGTCTACGACAATATCCGCAAGGTCACGGCCTGGACGATCCCCACCAATGGCGGCGAGGCGCTGATCGTCATTCTGGCAATCTTCGCCGGCTTCGCGCTGCCGATGACGGCAACGCAGATCCTGTGGGTCAATCTCATCCTGGGTGCCACGCTTGGCCTCGCGCTGGCATTCGAACCGTCCGAGCCCGGCGTCATGCGGCGCCCGCCACGGAAATCGAATGCACCGCTGCTGTCGCCTTTCCTGCTGTGGCGCGTGGTCCTCGTGTCGCTGCTGTTCGCCGGGATGGCGCTGGGCGTCTTCTTCCTGACGCTGGGCCAGGGCCGCGATATCGAGGTTGCCCGTACGATGGTCGTCAACATGGTGATCGTCGGAGAGATCTTCTACCTGTTCAATGTCCGCTACCTGCATGTCGGCTCGATCACCTGGCGGGGCATGCTGGGCACCCCGGTGGTGCTGGCTGCGATCGCTGCCGTCGTCGCGGGCCAGCTCGCTTTCACGTATCTGCCGGTGATGAACGAGATCTTCGGCAGCCGCCCTCTCACGCTTGCGGACGGGGCATTGATCATCGGCATCGGCGTGGCGTTGTTTTTCGTGCTGGAAATGGAAAAGCGGCTGATGCGGCGCCTCGGCTGGTTCGAGGAGCTCACGGAATGA
- a CDS encoding glycosyltransferase family 39 protein: MTAQAARPFIAPGWRDVAIAACFSATALALFLFRLGDPAKINFDESHYVPAARILAAFSGLPNPEHPPLGKLLIGAGMAILGDNPLGWRIMSALFGAALVGAGVMAARWLLGTRPAAVMTGSLLLLSPMLFVQARIAMLDIFMASFLMLAFWMLAAAGRTGFRHRWRLVLAGIFLGLATACKWTAIPLVGVALMLWLAVRPRLGTPRSLAARPVPFLEGLFWLGPFAVLIYLATFLPLGWLETGAVPPWRIVHQQFEMLRLQSAPMASHGYQSQWWQWVLSIRPIWYFYEPIDGIQRGVLLIGNPAISWGGLVALIACLYAGLRQSAWPLLIVVLLWAASLGFFIVIPKPVMFYYHYFPASLLLCFAIAGALDHWFWQRGNRLAPALCVGFAAFLFAEFYPIISAAPLSDPQDFNRWMWLDSWR, translated from the coding sequence ATGACCGCACAGGCCGCCAGACCCTTCATCGCGCCCGGTTGGCGCGATGTCGCCATCGCCGCATGCTTCTCGGCAACCGCTCTCGCCCTGTTCCTTTTTCGCCTGGGCGACCCGGCAAAGATCAATTTCGACGAAAGCCATTATGTGCCGGCGGCGCGAATCCTGGCCGCCTTTTCCGGCCTGCCCAATCCCGAACATCCGCCGCTCGGCAAGCTGCTGATCGGCGCTGGCATGGCGATTCTCGGCGACAATCCGCTGGGCTGGCGAATCATGAGCGCGCTGTTCGGCGCGGCATTGGTCGGGGCTGGAGTGATGGCCGCGCGCTGGCTGCTCGGCACCCGGCCGGCAGCGGTCATGACCGGCTCGCTGCTGCTGCTCAGCCCCATGCTGTTCGTGCAAGCCCGCATCGCCATGCTCGACATCTTCATGGCGAGCTTTCTCATGCTCGCCTTCTGGATGCTGGCGGCGGCGGGCCGCACCGGCTTTCGTCATCGCTGGCGGCTGGTACTGGCGGGCATTTTCCTCGGCCTCGCCACTGCCTGCAAATGGACGGCGATCCCGCTCGTCGGCGTGGCCCTCATGCTCTGGCTCGCGGTGCGCCCACGTCTCGGCACCCCCCGCTCGCTCGCGGCAAGGCCCGTGCCTTTCCTGGAGGGATTGTTCTGGCTCGGCCCGTTCGCCGTGCTCATCTATCTTGCGACTTTCCTGCCGCTCGGCTGGCTCGAGACGGGCGCGGTGCCGCCATGGCGGATCGTCCACCAGCAGTTCGAGATGCTTCGCCTGCAGAGCGCGCCGATGGCTTCGCACGGCTATCAGAGCCAATGGTGGCAATGGGTGCTGAGCATCCGGCCGATCTGGTATTTCTACGAGCCGATCGACGGTATCCAGCGCGGCGTGCTGCTGATCGGCAATCCCGCGATCAGCTGGGGCGGCCTCGTCGCCCTGATCGCATGCCTGTACGCGGGGCTGAGGCAAAGCGCATGGCCCCTGTTGATCGTGGTGCTGCTCTGGGCTGCCTCTCTCGGCTTCTTCATCGTCATCCCCAAGCCGGTGATGTTCTATTATCATTATTTCCCGGCCTCGCTGCTGCTCTGCTTCGCGATCGCCGGCGCGCTCGACCACTGGTTCTGGCAGCGCGGGAACAGGCTGGCGCCGGCCCTGTGCGTCGGCTTCGCGGCGTTTCTGTTCGCCGAATTCTATCCGATCATTTCCGCCGCGCCGCTGAGCGACCCGCAGGATTTCAATCGCTGGATGTGGCTGGACAGCTGGCGATAG
- a CDS encoding FKBP-type peptidyl-prolyl cis-trans isomerase — protein sequence MRWGIAGMAAATLGALAFAQDEPSAPDVAQSAQWHNQQALALAKLHWQDGWRVLPGGLRWRPVSGDGSGVHPTVEDAVTLHYEGRLVDGTVFDSSYARGEPATFPLGRLIKAWQMAVPQMGLGDTIEIAVPAELGYGPRGKGPIPGGATMFFKIELLGIEGR from the coding sequence ATGCGTTGGGGCATCGCGGGAATGGCGGCCGCGACTCTGGGCGCCCTCGCCTTCGCGCAGGACGAGCCGAGCGCCCCCGACGTCGCGCAAAGTGCGCAGTGGCACAATCAGCAGGCGCTCGCTCTGGCGAAGCTGCACTGGCAGGATGGCTGGCGAGTGCTGCCCGGCGGACTGCGCTGGCGACCGGTCAGTGGCGACGGCTCGGGAGTTCATCCGACTGTCGAGGATGCGGTGACGCTCCATTATGAGGGCCGCCTCGTCGACGGCACGGTGTTCGACAGCAGCTACGCGCGCGGCGAACCGGCCACCTTCCCGCTCGGCCGGCTCATCAAGGCTTGGCAGATGGCGGTGCCGCAGATGGGCCTGGGCGACACAATCGAGATCGCGGTGCCGGCAGAGCTGGGCTATGGCCCCCGCGGCAAGGGCCCGATACCGGGCGGCGCGACCATGTTCTTCAAGATCGAGCTGCTCGGCATCGAGGGCCGGTAA
- the leuB gene encoding 3-isopropylmalate dehydrogenase: protein MLIALLPGDGIGPEVVAEAKRVLDALAIPGLAYEDALVGGAGYHEYGHPLPPETLSLARRADAILFGAVGDPRCDTLERSLRPEQAILGLRKELNLFSNLRPAKMFPELADASTLRREVAEAIDLLIVRELNGDVYFGEKGMRRTEDGLREGYDIMSYNEAEVRRIAHSAFRAARARRGLLCSVDKANVLETSQLWRDIVIEVATEYTDVALSHMYVDNAAMQLVRNPGQFDVIVTGNLFGDILSDQASMCVGSIGMLASASLDANGKGLYEPIHGSAPDIAGQGKANPLATILSAAMMLRFSLGQAEAADRIEAAVGKALASGARTADLGGTMSTSAMGDAVLAAL from the coding sequence ATGTTGATCGCGCTGCTTCCCGGAGACGGCATTGGCCCCGAAGTCGTGGCGGAGGCAAAGCGCGTGCTCGATGCGCTGGCGATCCCCGGCCTTGCTTATGAGGACGCGCTGGTCGGCGGCGCGGGCTATCACGAATATGGGCACCCCCTGCCGCCCGAGACGCTTTCGCTGGCGCGTCGGGCCGATGCCATCCTGTTCGGCGCCGTGGGCGATCCGCGCTGCGACACGCTGGAGCGTTCCCTGCGCCCGGAGCAGGCGATCCTTGGCTTGCGCAAGGAACTGAACCTGTTCTCGAACCTGCGCCCGGCGAAGATGTTCCCCGAGCTAGCCGATGCGTCCACCCTGCGCCGCGAAGTCGCCGAGGCGATCGATCTGCTGATCGTGCGCGAACTGAACGGCGACGTCTATTTCGGCGAGAAAGGCATGCGCCGCACCGAGGATGGGCTGCGCGAAGGCTATGACATCATGTCCTACAACGAGGCCGAGGTGCGCCGCATCGCGCACAGCGCGTTCCGGGCGGCACGGGCACGGCGCGGCCTGCTCTGCTCGGTGGACAAGGCAAATGTGCTGGAGACGAGCCAGCTCTGGCGCGACATCGTCATCGAGGTGGCGACGGAATATACGGATGTCGCGCTCAGCCACATGTATGTGGACAATGCCGCGATGCAGCTCGTGCGCAATCCCGGCCAGTTCGACGTGATCGTGACCGGCAATCTGTTCGGCGACATCCTGTCCGATCAGGCGAGCATGTGCGTGGGTTCCATCGGCATGCTGGCTTCCGCTTCGCTCGATGCGAACGGCAAGGGACTTTACGAGCCCATCCATGGGTCCGCGCCGGATATCGCCGGGCAGGGCAAGGCCAATCCGCTCGCGACGATCCTGTCGGCCGCGATGATGCTGCGCTTCTCGCTGGGGCAGGCCGAGGCTGCGGACCGGATCGAGGCTGCCGTCGGCAAGGCGCTGGCGAGCGGCGCACGCACGGCCGATCTTGGCGGCACCATGTCGACCAGCGCCATGGGTGACGCGGTTCTGGCCGCGCTCTAG
- the recO gene encoding DNA repair protein RecO, translated as MTSLAATAIICAVRPHGEHGAIVRALTEEAGLMAGYVQGGRSSRLRPVLIPGNVVRGLFRARTAEQLASLSLELERSRGPLLAEPLPAAAIDWACALTAATLPEHQPYPSLWSGLGAVLDAVEAAPAARGWAVALVRYEQLLLAELGFGLDLAECAVTGAREGLVWISPRTGRAVTEEGAGGRQERLLPLPAFLTQGGEAGWPEILAGFSLTGHFLLQNLFDPRRQDVLAARERLIERLKRAVA; from the coding sequence ATGACCAGCCTTGCCGCTACGGCCATCATCTGCGCGGTCCGGCCGCATGGCGAGCACGGTGCGATCGTGCGCGCGCTGACGGAGGAGGCAGGGCTCATGGCCGGCTATGTGCAGGGCGGACGATCGAGCCGGCTGCGGCCGGTGCTGATTCCCGGCAATGTCGTGCGCGGTCTCTTCCGCGCCCGGACGGCGGAGCAACTCGCCAGCCTCTCGCTCGAGCTGGAGCGCAGCCGCGGTCCGCTGCTTGCAGAGCCCTTGCCGGCGGCGGCCATCGACTGGGCCTGCGCGCTCACGGCCGCGACATTGCCCGAGCATCAGCCTTATCCCTCGCTCTGGAGCGGGCTCGGCGCGGTGCTGGACGCCGTGGAAGCCGCCCCGGCCGCGCGCGGCTGGGCCGTGGCGCTGGTGCGCTACGAGCAATTGCTGCTCGCTGAACTCGGCTTCGGGCTCGATCTGGCCGAATGTGCCGTCACCGGCGCGCGCGAGGGGCTCGTCTGGATCAGCCCGCGCACCGGCCGGGCGGTGACCGAGGAAGGGGCAGGCGGGCGGCAGGAGCGGTTGCTGCCCTTGCCTGCTTTCCTCACCCAGGGCGGCGAGGCCGGCTGGCCGGAGATCCTCGCCGGCTTCTCGCTCACCGGCCATTTCCTCCTCCAGAATCTTTTCGATCCGCGCCGGCAGGACGTGCTCGCCGCGCGCGAGCGCCTGATCGAGCGGCTCAAAAGAGCGGTTGCGTGA
- a CDS encoding threonine dehydratase codes for MDVSPASLRDAAALVHAQMAPTAQFAWPLLARRLGCEVWVKHENHTPTGAFKARGAITYMDWLRRTHPEVKGIITATRGNHGQAQVRAARAAGLSATIVVPFGNAREKNAAMRAFGADLIEHGATFDEAKAEAMARAAQYGLFMVPAFHEQLVRGVASYGLELLAAVPDLDTVYVPVGCGSGLCGTIAARDALGLATKVVGVVSSAVDGAKQSFEQGRLIGTETAHTFADGIAVCTPVQAALDYLTSRAERFVAVDDDEIAEAIRVLWQDTHNLAEGAGAAAMAALMQEREAMQGRKVAVILSGGNLDMSQAATVLAGQTPPPM; via the coding sequence ATGGACGTCTCGCCTGCCTCGCTGCGCGATGCCGCTGCGCTCGTCCATGCGCAGATGGCACCCACCGCGCAGTTCGCGTGGCCCCTGCTGGCCCGGCGGCTGGGCTGCGAGGTCTGGGTGAAGCATGAGAATCACACGCCCACCGGCGCTTTCAAGGCGCGCGGCGCGATCACTTACATGGACTGGCTGCGGCGCACGCACCCGGAGGTGAAGGGCATCATCACCGCGACGCGGGGCAATCATGGCCAGGCGCAGGTGCGCGCGGCGCGGGCGGCGGGCCTTTCGGCTACGATCGTCGTGCCGTTCGGCAATGCCCGTGAGAAGAATGCCGCCATGCGCGCGTTTGGCGCCGATCTGATCGAGCATGGCGCGACATTTGACGAGGCGAAGGCGGAAGCGATGGCGCGTGCCGCTCAATATGGCCTGTTCATGGTGCCGGCCTTTCACGAACAGCTTGTGCGCGGTGTCGCGAGCTACGGGCTGGAACTGCTGGCCGCCGTGCCGGATCTCGATACGGTCTATGTTCCGGTCGGCTGCGGCTCGGGGCTGTGCGGCACCATTGCCGCGCGCGATGCGCTGGGGCTGGCGACGAAGGTCGTCGGGGTGGTGTCCTCGGCCGTTGACGGCGCCAAGCAGAGCTTCGAGCAGGGCCGCCTGATCGGCACCGAGACGGCGCATACCTTCGCGGACGGCATCGCGGTTTGCACGCCGGTTCAGGCCGCGCTGGATTATCTGACGTCGCGCGCCGAGCGCTTCGTCGCGGTCGACGATGACGAGATCGCCGAGGCGATTCGCGTGCTCTGGCAGGATACCCATAATCTCGCCGAAGGCGCCGGCGCCGCCGCCATGGCCGCGCTGATGCAGGAGCGGGAAGCGATGCAGGGCCGGAAAGTCGCCGTCATCCTCTCCGGCGGTAATCTGGACATGAGTCAGGCCGCCACGGTGCTGGCGGGGCAGACGCCGCCGCCGATGTGA
- a CDS encoding trans-sulfuration enzyme family protein has translation MKKHSGQDRSLTSRWRAATRAVRGGTWRSEQGETSEAIFLTSGYCYDDAETVAARFAGEASGMQYSRFQNPTVQMLEERIALMEGAEACKVQASGMAAMTSALLCMLSGGDHVVAGRAAFGSCRWILDNVLNRFGITHSIVDARDNDAWEKAIQSNTKAFFFETPANPTMDVVDLAHVCGLARAHGITTVVDNAFATPVLQRPLEFGADVVAYSATKLMDGQGRVLAGAVCGTDEWINGKLSPFQRNTGPVCSPFNAWVVLKGLETLDLRAHRQSENAMKVARFLEKRVPRILYPGLPTHPQHDLAMSQMTAAGPIFSFILEDRAQAMAMLNGLELADISNNIGDSRTLLCHPASTTHNNMGPVGRAEAGVEEGMVRINVGLEDPQDIIDDLDQALTAVGL, from the coding sequence ATGAAGAAGCATAGCGGACAGGACCGATCCCTCACAAGTCGCTGGCGCGCGGCGACCCGTGCCGTACGCGGCGGCACATGGCGATCCGAGCAGGGCGAAACGAGCGAAGCGATCTTCCTCACCTCGGGTTATTGCTACGACGACGCGGAAACGGTGGCCGCCCGGTTCGCCGGGGAAGCGTCGGGCATGCAATATTCGCGCTTCCAGAACCCTACGGTGCAGATGCTGGAAGAGCGCATCGCGCTGATGGAAGGCGCAGAGGCGTGCAAGGTGCAGGCGTCCGGCATGGCGGCGATGACGAGCGCACTGCTCTGCATGCTGAGCGGGGGAGACCATGTGGTCGCAGGCCGTGCCGCTTTCGGTTCGTGCCGCTGGATTTTGGACAATGTGCTCAATCGCTTCGGCATCACGCACAGTATCGTCGATGCGCGTGACAATGATGCGTGGGAGAAGGCGATCCAGTCCAATACGAAGGCTTTCTTCTTCGAGACGCCCGCCAATCCCACCATGGACGTGGTGGATCTGGCGCATGTCTGCGGGCTGGCGCGGGCGCATGGGATCACCACGGTGGTCGACAATGCCTTTGCGACGCCGGTCCTCCAGCGGCCGCTGGAGTTCGGCGCGGATGTCGTTGCCTACAGCGCGACCAAGCTGATGGACGGGCAGGGCCGGGTGCTGGCGGGTGCTGTCTGCGGCACGGACGAATGGATCAACGGCAAGCTCTCGCCTTTCCAGCGGAACACGGGGCCCGTCTGCTCGCCCTTCAACGCGTGGGTGGTCCTCAAGGGGCTGGAGACGCTGGACCTGCGCGCGCATCGCCAGTCCGAGAATGCGATGAAAGTGGCGCGCTTCCTGGAGAAGCGGGTGCCGCGCATCCTCTATCCGGGCCTTCCGACGCATCCACAGCACGATCTGGCGATGAGCCAGATGACGGCGGCAGGGCCGATCTTCTCCTTCATCCTGGAGGATCGCGCGCAGGCGATGGCCATGCTCAATGGTCTTGAGCTGGCGGACATCTCCAACAATATCGGGGATTCCCGGACCTTGCTGTGTCATCCGGCCTCGACGACGCATAACAATATGGGCCCCGTCGGTCGCGCCGAGGCGGGGGTCGAGGAAGGCATGGTGCGCATCAATGTCGGCCTCGAGGATCCGCAGGATATCATCGACGATCTGGATCAGGCATTGACCGCCGTGGGCCTTTGA
- a CDS encoding LysR family transcriptional regulator, whose translation MKRTHLPLNGLRVFDAAARHLSFTRAADELAVTPAAVGQQIRALEDLLGVVLFRRTPRGLELTPEAEAGLPALRGGFLELEESVRAMQAGQSSQHLAIAAPRDLTAKWLSERLAVHADAEPGLHFLLVAADDALDFTEANLDLAICLADGPGQHEGIALGEGRFVTVQAPGGHGLDAQIAWPGCPIADGQAVMRVGDAGLAIDAAASGFGRACVPALLAGADVAAGRVEIVGESRPGPGYWLIAPLPQWRQKKVRALVAALTGD comes from the coding sequence TTGAAGCGAACGCATCTGCCATTGAACGGCCTGCGCGTGTTCGACGCAGCGGCGCGCCATCTTTCCTTCACGCGCGCAGCGGACGAGCTTGCGGTCACGCCGGCGGCGGTCGGCCAGCAGATCCGTGCGCTTGAGGACCTGCTGGGCGTCGTCCTGTTCCGCCGCACGCCGCGCGGGCTGGAGCTGACGCCGGAGGCGGAGGCGGGCCTGCCGGCTCTGCGGGGTGGCTTTCTGGAGCTGGAGGAATCGGTCCGGGCGATGCAGGCCGGGCAGAGCTCCCAGCACCTCGCCATTGCCGCCCCGCGCGATCTCACCGCCAAATGGCTAAGCGAGCGTCTCGCCGTCCATGCCGATGCCGAGCCGGGGCTTCATTTCCTGCTGGTCGCGGCCGACGACGCGCTCGACTTTACCGAGGCCAATCTGGATCTGGCCATCTGCCTCGCCGATGGTCCGGGTCAGCATGAAGGCATCGCGCTCGGCGAGGGGCGGTTCGTGACTGTGCAGGCACCCGGTGGCCACGGCCTCGATGCGCAGATCGCCTGGCCCGGCTGTCCGATCGCGGATGGTCAGGCAGTCATGCGCGTCGGCGATGCGGGCCTCGCCATCGATGCCGCCGCCAGCGGCTTCGGCCGTGCCTGCGTGCCCGCCCTGCTGGCCGGAGCGGATGTCGCTGCAGGTCGCGTGGAGATCGTCGGCGAGTCGCGGCCCGGCCCCGGCTACTGGCTCATCGCGCCCCTGCCGCAGTGGCGACAGAAGAAAGTCCGCGCCCTAGTCGCAGCGCTGACAGGCGACTGA
- a CDS encoding universal stress protein — MTTEHSGGVHPPATIILATDLGARCDRALDRAVQLALLWDARLVAVHAVEGESGSDLRRMWDGPRRRSPADPLHRAREELYGQLDGQPVEIDVHVEEGRASDVVLAAAERFGAGLIVTGIARDDPLYQPLLGDTVHRMMRKASASLLIVRSRVRAPYGRIVVATDFSPPSRAAFERATRLFPLADFTLFNGYEVPFANYLGLEGTDRRFHEMEQEAVSRFLKEAEISEDARRRTVGLVQRGAPEIVLSDYVHDSRADLTVVGSHGGGAIYEVLIGSTARRIIDAVPGDALLVRSRRLD, encoded by the coding sequence ATGACGACGGAACATTCCGGTGGTGTGCATCCGCCTGCAACGATCATTCTCGCGACGGATCTCGGCGCGCGCTGCGACCGCGCGCTCGATCGCGCGGTTCAGCTGGCCTTGCTGTGGGATGCGCGGCTCGTCGCGGTCCACGCGGTCGAGGGAGAGAGCGGGAGCGATCTGCGACGCATGTGGGATGGTCCCCGGCGGCGCAGTCCGGCGGATCCCCTCCATCGCGCGCGGGAGGAACTCTATGGCCAGCTCGATGGCCAGCCGGTGGAAATCGACGTGCATGTCGAGGAGGGGCGGGCGTCCGATGTCGTGCTTGCGGCGGCGGAGCGTTTCGGCGCGGGGCTCATCGTGACGGGCATCGCCCGGGACGATCCGCTTTATCAGCCCCTGCTGGGAGATACGGTCCACCGCATGATGCGCAAGGCTTCCGCGTCATTGCTGATTGTGCGCAGCAGGGTGCGCGCGCCTTATGGCAGGATCGTGGTCGCGACCGATTTCTCGCCGCCGTCCCGCGCGGCGTTCGAGAGGGCGACTCGACTTTTCCCCTTGGCGGACTTCACGTTGTTCAATGGCTATGAAGTGCCCTTCGCCAACTATTTGGGTTTGGAAGGGACCGACCGACGCTTTCACGAGATGGAGCAGGAAGCCGTTAGCCGCTTCCTCAAGGAAGCGGAGATCAGCGAGGATGCCCGGCGGCGTACCGTCGGTCTCGTCCAGCGCGGCGCGCCGGAGATTGTGCTCAGCGATTATGTGCACGACAGCCGGGCCGACCTGACCGTGGTAGGCAGCCATGGCGGCGGCGCCATTTACGAAGTGCTGATCGGCAGTACTGCGCGGCGGATCATCGATGCCGTACCGGGTGATGCCTTGCTCGTCCGCAGTCGCCGCCTCGACTGA
- the apaG gene encoding Co2+/Mg2+ efflux protein ApaG, whose amino-acid sequence MDAFFPYAETTHDITVRVSVAFLAEQSEPDMGKWFWAYHIRIENSRASPVQLLTRRWTIADGRGAIYKREGRGVVGEEPVIQPGASYDYVSGCPLTTPTGWMEGSYIMLEAGGSIIEVEIPRFALLAPAVSN is encoded by the coding sequence ATGGACGCCTTCTTCCCTTATGCAGAGACGACGCACGACATCACCGTGCGCGTGTCTGTCGCCTTTCTGGCCGAGCAATCGGAGCCGGACATGGGCAAATGGTTCTGGGCCTATCATATCCGCATCGAGAACAGCCGCGCTTCGCCGGTGCAGCTCCTCACGCGCCGCTGGACCATCGCGGACGGGCGAGGGGCCATCTACAAGCGCGAGGGACGCGGCGTCGTGGGTGAGGAGCCGGTGATCCAGCCCGGCGCTTCCTATGATTATGTGTCCGGTTGCCCGCTCACCACGCCGACCGGCTGGATGGAGGGCAGCTACATCATGCTCGAGGCGGGCGGCAGTATCATTGAGGTGGAGATACCTCGCTTCGCGCTTCTGGCCCCGGCGGTGTCGAATTGA